The following are from one region of the Channa argus isolate prfri chromosome 6, Channa argus male v1.0, whole genome shotgun sequence genome:
- the cwf19l2 gene encoding CWF19-like protein 2, with translation MAAYGGSFESSSSIEDRKEIKRQARQDALEKAKQQYEKKERRKELKRQRGEDTWMLPEVNQRLEELEEEGSLKSKKKKDKKSKKKKEKKKKTTKEKKTIEAGDGLSDSSEDSAEDWVEAVPQTQSAKPWQVSDKSKPSESDVSTVQNVKREEWMTFDFLAMRTTSTAERRAEKEQLKEEERAKSKAIEEAGLHKLELNPYWKDGGTGLPPEELAGTAVKTGTVVNDGGLSWLRKSYQRMKEQAEREQRSLNDVVAERYGSMEEFQQRLAEAEKAVYGQKRGGGRERDRTASCWWRKEGEDIRDRWSKKEGDGEDRNRWRENERDSTPRDRGRYRAGREKGGYREKEEERGQDGDRYRETYRDRDRERQKGRNRERTGRDRDGERDGDRQRDRHRDEYGERDGPSSGSSSTASGHNSVHHSLSLGSLKGRLLKPSEDDDCGEAPGHPSPPTRPSIGFLKPSIDDEDYGPHSSSVPAWKKSSKVTCQSDNLEKPPQEKESDTGKTGGAAQDGAKASETISRSESESEEEEEIPLLSEDEMNKLGAKLVKAEIMGNTAMIAKLKSQLEAAQKAKENHDAQRKLQETAKSKQFQSLSTEDQEVLLFRTDESGRAWPVKAASGPQEPHGGRQKKKPIETHSDGQRVRYFQDDDSVSLREMVRREKMSSAQDQNALYSRMAAKMMGKTDGDNYTLDDMFVSSAAQREGDGREEERMRNRAIGESRRLAASMDKCHHCFSSQELKKHLIVAIGSKVYLSLPAGVSMTEGHCVICPLQHHCSGTGLDEDVWSEMKLFRQTLVRMFESQELDCVFMETHMNLRRKQHMVLECIPLPRELGDMAPIYFKKAIMECDEEWAMNKKIVDLSSKDIRQAVPRGLPYFAVDFGLQGGFAHVIENEQKFPHYFGKEVVGGMMDLEPRRWRKLIKENFDDQRKKVLQFAQWWKPFDCTKSGA, from the exons ATGGCGGCGTACGGAGGTAGTTTTGAGAGTTCAAGTAGCAttgaagacagaaaggaaaTTAAACGACAGGCACGTCAAGATGCACTAGAAAAG GCTAAACAGCAGTatgagaaaaaagagaggaggaaggagctcaagaggcagagaggagaggacacTTGGATGCTCCCTGAGGTCAACCAGAGGTTGGAGGAGTTAGAGGAA GAGGGTTCTTTGAagagcaagaagaaaaaagacaagaaatctaaaaagaaaaaggagaagaagaagaaaaccacTAAAGAGAAGAAGACCATAGAAGCAGGAGATGGTTTGAGTGACAGCTCAGAG GACTCAGCGGAGGATTGGGTTGAGGCTGTGCCTCAGACACAATCTGCTAAACCCTGGCAGGTTTCTGACAAGTCGAAACCTTCAGAGAGTGATGTCAGCACAGTCCAGAATGTAAAG AGAGAAGAATGGATGACATTTGACTTTTTGGCAATGAGAACCACATCTACAGCAGAAAGGAGAGCTGAGAAAGAACagctgaaagaggaagagagggcaAAGTCTAAGGCCATTGaagag GCTGGTCTGCACAAATTGGAGCTAAACCCTTACTGGAAAGATGGAGGAACTGGTCTTCCCCCAGAGGAGTTGGCTGGTACTGCAGTAAAGACAG GCACTGTAGTGAATGATGGAGGTCTGAGCTGGCTAAGAAAGAGCTACCAGAGGATGAAGGAACAGGCAGAAAGGGAGCAGCGCAGCCTCAATGACGTGGTAGCTGAGCGATACGGA tCAATGGAAGAATTTCAGCAAAGGCTTGCTGAGGCTGAAAAAGCTGTTTATGgacagaaaagaggaggaggaagagaaagagacagaacagCAAGTTGCTGGTGGAGGAAAGAAGGGGAGGACATCAGGGACAGATGGAGTAAAAAAGAGGGAGATGGTGAAGACAGAAATCGttggagagaaaatgaaagagactCAACACCTCGAGACAGAGGAAGATACCGTGCTGGAAGGGAGAAGGGAGGATAtcgagagaaagaagaggagagaggccAAGATGGAGACAGGTATAGAGAGACGTACAGGGATagagacagggagagacagaaaggaagaaaCAGAGAACGAACTGGAAGGGACAGGGACGGTGAAAGAGAtggggacagacagagagacagacacagggaTGAATATGGGGAAAGAGATGGACCCAGTTCTGGATCATCATCAACAGCATCTGGACACAATTCAGTGCATCATTCCCTCTCACTTGGGTCACTAAAAGGCCGTTTGCTCAAACCCTCAGAAGATGATGACTGTGGTGAAG CTCCAGGGCACCCATCTCCTCCAACACGGCCATCCATAGGATTCTTGAAACCCAGTATTGATGATGAAGACTATGGTCCACATAGTTCTAGTGTTCCAGCCTGGAAAAAGAGCAGCAAAGTCACCTGTCAATCTGACAATTTGGAGAAACCCccacaagagaaagaaagtgataCTGGGAAAACTGGTGGTGCTGCTCAGGATGGCGCTAAAGCTTCTGAGACAATATCAAG GAGTGAGAGTgaaagtgaggaagaggaggaaattcCACTGTTGTCAGAGGATGAGATGAACAAACTAGGAGCCAAGCTGGTGAAGGCAGAGATCATGGGCAATACG GCCATGATTGCAAAGCTAAAATCTCAGTTGGAGGCAGCGCAGAAAGCCAAAGAGAACCACGATGCTCAAAGGAAACTACAAGAAACGGCTAAATCAAAACAG ttccAAAGTCTCTCCACTGAAGACCAGGAAGTCCTTCTGTTCAGAACAGACGAATCAGGCAGGGCCTGGCCAGTCAAAGCCGCCTCTGGACCTCAAGAACCACATGGAGGACGACAGAAGAAGAAACCA ATTGAGACCCATTCTGATGGACAGCGTGTGCGCTACTTCCAGGATGATGACAGTGTCAGTCTGCGTGAGATGGTGAGGCGGGAGAAGATGAGCTCTGCACAGGATCAGAATGCTCTTTATTCCCGCATGGCTGCCAAG ATGATGGGGAAGACTGATGGTGACAACTACACGCTGGATGACATGTTTGTGTCGAGTGCAGCACAGCGGGAGGGTGACGggagggaagaggagaggaTGAGGAACAGAGCCATCGGGGAAAGCAGGAGGCTGGCTGCTTCCATGGATAAATGCCATCACTGCTTCAGCAGCCAAGAGCTAAAGAAGCACCTGATAGTTGCAATAGGCAGCAAG GTGTACTTGAGCCTTCCTGCAGGCGTGTCAATGACAGAGGGCCATTGTGTCATCTGTCCTCTCCAGCATCATTGCTCTGGCACTGGATTGGATGAGGATGTTTGGTCAGAAATGAAG CTTTTCCGGCAAACCTTGGTGCGCATGTTTGAGTCCCAGGAGCTGGACTGTGTGTTcatggaaacacacatgaaCCTGCGCAGAAAACAACACATGGTCTTAGAGTGCATCCCACTACCCCGAGAGCTGGGCGATATGGCACCCATATACTTTAAG AAAGCTATCATGGAGTGTGATGAAGAATGGGCCATGAACAAGAAGATTGTTGATCTCTCTTCCAAAGACATCCGCCAAGCA GTTCCACGAGGTCTACCTTACTTTGCTGTAGACTTTGGACTCCAAGGAGGATTTGCTCATGTTATTGAGAATGAACAGAAGTTCCCCCATTACTTTGGCAAG GAAGTAGTTGGAGGTATGATGGACTTGGAGCCACGACGTTGGAGAAAGTTGATAAAAGAGAACTTTGATGATCAGAGGAAAAAAGTCCTGCAGTTCGCACAGTGGTGGAAACCGTTTGACTGTACTAAGAGTGGGGCCTAG
- the alkbh8 gene encoding alkylated DNA repair protein alkB homolog 8 translates to MESCVENVRAVRISKEEKKVFRKQIKASHTLLRHEGIVTASQPTKSLVVANGGLGNGVSREELSAVLKEIGEVETLVMPPYKPYAFVTYRLEESAQKAHIHLNGHKLQFGENNVTLYLSYVHSVPCEEEVAVPLPEGLVLVEDFVSPQEEVLLLAAIDWSSSNDEVTAQKALKHRRVKHYGFEFCYDNNNVDKNKPLPAGLPEECLSVLENCVRDGHIVTIPDQLTVNQYESGQGIPPHVDTHSAFEDTILSLSLGAKTVMEFRHPDGRLVPIVLPERSLLVMKGESRYLWTHGITPRKFDMVPTCDLQSFAHMTPEHGTNSNLTLSKRGTRTSFTFRKIRHEPCRCAFPSACDSQGGCSAPSPSPPCPPSLPCCRADAAQLEEEYVHQVYNSIASHFSSTRHSPWPRVCHFLSSLLPGSVLADVGCGNGKYLGVNPEVIAMGCDRSGALVQICAERGFQAFVSDALSIPLRTASCDACISIAVIHHFSTQERRLAAVGELVRLLKPGGRALIYVWAFEQEYNKQKSKYLKDQNKKQTENNSPSYVTPADDYKTVDNIQDVSKVPNGKLSVHTNRTAFNTQDLLVPWHLKGEEGKKKDSQKEKSKNILVNSSSASSLSSKSRLNCNPFSSLGHETDMTSGSFLNTSQATHSPDDAEQTSSSTQKSKITAPIFHRYYHVFQQGELEKLCLQITGVKVQSSYHDQGNWCVILEKV, encoded by the exons ATGGAGTCCTGTGTAGAAAATGTGAGAGCCGTCAGAATTAgcaaagaagagaagaaagttTTTCGGAAACAAATAAAAGCGAGTCACACTTTGCTGAGACATGAAGGCATCGTTACGGCATCGCAGCCCACAAAG AGTTTGGTGGTGGCTAACGGTGGCCTGGGGAATGGGGTTAGTCGAGAGGAACTTTCTGCAGTGCTGAAAGAGATAGGAGAGGTGGAGACACTGGTCATGCCCCCTTACAAGCCCTATGCTTTTGTCACATACAG ACTAGAGGAAAGTGCTCAGAAAGCCCACATCCACCTTAATGGACACAAACTGCAATTTGGAGAAAACAATGTCACACTCTATCTCAGTTATGTTCATTCAG TGCCCTGTGAGGAGGAGGTGGCTGTTCCTTTACCAGAGGGATTAGTTTTGGTGGAAGATTTTGTGTCTCCGCAGGAGGAGGTTCTGTTGCTTGCTGCTATAGACTGGTCGTCTTCTAATGATGAAGTCACTG CTCAAAAAGCTCTGAAGCATCGAAGAGTCAAACATTACGGCTTTGAATTTTGCTATGACAACAACAACGTGGACAAAAACAAGCCATTACCTGCTG GTCTTCCTGAGGAGTGTTTATCTGTTCTGGAAAATTGCGTGAGGGATGGGCATATTGTCACGATCCCAGATCAGCTGACTGTCAACCAGTATGAGTCTGGACAGG GTATTCCTCCTCATGTGGACACTCACTCTGCCTTTGAGGACACCATCCTGTCACTGAGCTTAGGAGCAAAG ACGGTGATGGAGTTTCGTCATCCTGATGGTCGTCTTGTGCCCATTGTGTTGCCAGAACGTAGCCTCCTGGTGATGAAGGGAGAGAGCAGATACCTCTGGACACATGG TATTACTCCTCGGAAGTTTGACATGGTGCCAACCTGTGACCTACAATCCTTTGCTCATATGACACCTGAACATGGGACCAACAGCAATCTCACCTTGAGCAAGAGGGGCACCCGCACTTCTTTCACTTTCCGCAAGATCAGACACGAACCCTGTCGCTGTG CCTTCCCCTCTGCCTGCGACAGTCAGGGAGGTTGCTCGGCACCATCACCCTCGCCACCATGTCCCCCCTCGCTACCTTGTTGCCGTGCCGACGCAGCCCAGCTGGAGGAGGAGTATGTGCACCAGGTGTACAACTCCATTGCCTCCCACTTCAGTAGCACACGGCACTCCCCCTGGCCTCGTGTTTGTCACTTCCTGTCCTCACTCCTACCTGGCAGCGTGCTGGCTGATGTTGGCTGTGGAAATGGAAAATATCTGGGTGTCAACCCAGAGGTGATTGCA atGGGTTGTGATCGAAGCGGTGCACTTGTTCAAATCTGTGCAGAGAGGGGTTTCCAGGCATTTGTATCTGATGCTCTCAGTATCCCCCTGCGAACAGCTTCCTGTGATGCCTGTATCTCCATAGCTGTCATACACCACTTTTCCACCCAG GAACGTCGGCTGGCAGCAGTGGGGGAACTGGTGAGACTTTTAAAACCTGGAGGGCGAGCACTCATTTATGTATGGGCTTTTGAACAAGAATACAACAAGCAGAAGTCAAAGTACCTCAAGGaccagaacaaaaaacaaactgaaaataacagTCCCTCCTACGTCACCCCAGCAGACGATTACAAGACTGTAGACAACATACAAGATGTGAGCAAAGTGCCTAATGGCAAACTTAGTGTGCACACTAATCGCACAGCCTTTAACACCCAGGACCTCCTGGTTCCCTGGCACCTGAAAGGAGAAGAAGGGAAGAAGAAGGATAGTCAGAAGGAGAAGTCCAAAAATATTTTGGTTAACTCTTCTTCAGCCTCTAGTTTGAGCTCCAAAAGCAGATTAAATTGTAACCCTTTCTCCAGTCTAGGTCATGAAACTGACATGACTTCTGGATCCTTTCTTAACACCAGCCAAGCCACTCATAGCCCAGATGATGCTGAACAAACATCCAGCTCTActcaaaaatctaaaataacagCACCCATCTTTCATCGCTATTACCATGTGTTCCAGCAGGGGGAGCTGGAGAAGTTGTGTCTCCAGATTACTGGAGTGAAAGTGCAGAGTAGCTACCATGACCAAGGAAACTGGTGTGTTATTTTAGAGAAGGTCTGA